In the genome of Pseudomonas protegens, one region contains:
- a CDS encoding DUF1249 domain-containing protein — translation MVVNKVRDRYRVDLAGLQASCEANYARLMRLLPDMRNQPVARRIAVTQGEQMLGVLALEVVLACPYTTTLQVRQEHSLPWLPVPQLEVQVYHDARMAEVISAEHARRFRSIYPYPNAFMHQPDEKAQLNVFLGEWLSHCLACGHEFEAVR, via the coding sequence ATGGTCGTAAACAAGGTACGCGACCGCTATCGGGTGGATCTCGCGGGGCTGCAAGCTTCCTGCGAGGCCAACTACGCCCGACTGATGCGCCTGCTGCCCGATATGCGCAACCAGCCTGTGGCGCGGCGCATCGCCGTGACCCAGGGCGAGCAGATGCTCGGTGTACTGGCCCTGGAAGTGGTGCTGGCCTGCCCTTACACCACCACCTTGCAGGTGCGCCAGGAGCACAGCCTGCCCTGGCTGCCGGTGCCGCAGCTGGAGGTGCAGGTCTATCACGACGCGCGCATGGCGGAGGTCATCAGTGCCGAGCATGCGCGGCGGTTTCGCAGCATCTATCCCTATCCGAATGCCTTCATGCACCAGCCGGACGAGAAGGCCCAGTTGAATGTTTTTCTGGGCGAGTGGCTGAGCCACTGCCTGGCCTGTGGGCACGAGTTCGAAGCGGTGCGCTAG
- a CDS encoding NUDIX domain-containing protein, which translates to MTDFANSTPSAVEIIRRENCFQGFYRLDRLQLRHELFAGGMGREINREVLLRHDAVCVLPYDPQRDEVVLIEQFRIGAMGKAATPWLVELVAGLIDKDEQPEEVARREAQEEAGLEISALWPMTQYFPSPGGSTEFVHLFLGRCDSSAAGGLHGLEEEAEDIRVSVMAYEDAQQAMRDGRICNAASIIALQWLALNRAEVRGLWS; encoded by the coding sequence ATGACTGACTTTGCCAACTCCACGCCGAGTGCCGTCGAGATCATCCGGCGCGAGAACTGCTTCCAGGGTTTCTACCGGCTCGATCGCCTGCAACTGCGTCATGAGCTGTTCGCCGGTGGCATGGGGCGTGAAATCAATCGTGAAGTCCTGCTGCGTCACGATGCGGTCTGCGTACTGCCGTACGATCCGCAGCGCGATGAGGTGGTGCTGATCGAACAGTTTCGCATCGGCGCCATGGGCAAGGCCGCCACGCCCTGGCTGGTGGAACTGGTGGCCGGGTTGATCGACAAGGACGAGCAGCCCGAAGAAGTGGCGCGTCGCGAGGCGCAGGAAGAAGCGGGCCTGGAGATCTCGGCGCTGTGGCCGATGACCCAGTACTTTCCATCGCCAGGGGGCAGTACCGAATTCGTCCATCTGTTCCTGGGGCGTTGCGACAGCAGTGCCGCCGGCGGGTTGCACGGGCTGGAGGAAGAGGCGGAGGACATCCGGGTGTCGGTGATGGCCTATGAAGATGCGCAGCAGGCCATGCGCGACGGGCGGATCTGCAATGCCGCCAGCATCATTGCCTTGCAGTGGTTGGCGCTCAATCGCGCTGAAGTGAGGGGGTTATGGTCGTAA
- a CDS encoding RsiV family protein, whose protein sequence is MSLVKIASVACIALTLGACQSLFQPSYNTPLETKREKSEQLKPGCSGADCPLVNLDTVHFPAEPQLDAIVEKRLLQMTRTSPDAALPASLAAYREQFLRSAADRHGMYLQSKVREQHDGLVIIELASYLDTGAANGTPGRGFVNYSRQQQRALSLADMLLPGQEEMFWKAARVAHNNWLISTHLDREAEFIKTWPFQKTANVALTQKAVTLKYDVSTIAPSVLGHIELQIPYDRLKDVLKPELFPGN, encoded by the coding sequence ATGTCGCTTGTCAAAATCGCCTCCGTGGCCTGTATCGCCCTGACCCTGGGCGCCTGCCAAAGCCTGTTTCAGCCAAGCTACAACACCCCGCTGGAAACCAAGCGCGAGAAGTCCGAGCAGCTCAAGCCAGGCTGCAGCGGCGCCGACTGTCCGCTGGTCAACCTCGACACCGTGCACTTTCCCGCCGAGCCGCAACTGGATGCCATCGTCGAAAAACGCCTGCTGCAAATGACCCGCACCAGCCCCGACGCGGCGCTACCGGCCAGCCTGGCGGCTTACCGTGAACAGTTCCTGCGCAGCGCGGCGGACCGCCACGGCATGTACCTGCAATCCAAGGTACGCGAGCAGCATGACGGCCTGGTGATCATCGAACTGGCCAGCTACCTGGACACCGGCGCCGCCAACGGCACCCCGGGACGGGGCTTCGTCAACTATTCGCGCCAGCAGCAGCGGGCGCTGAGCCTGGCGGACATGCTGCTGCCCGGCCAGGAAGAGATGTTCTGGAAGGCCGCGCGGGTCGCCCACAACAACTGGCTGATCAGCACCCACCTGGATCGCGAAGCCGAATTCATCAAGACCTGGCCGTTCCAGAAAACCGCCAACGTGGCGCTGACCCAGAAAGCCGTGACCCTCAAGTACGACGTCAGCACCATCGCGCCCTCGGTGCTGGGCCATATCGAATTGCAGATTCCCTACGACCGCCTCAAGGACGTGCTCAAGCCCGAGCTGTTTCCCGGGAACTGA
- the cytX gene encoding putative hydroxymethylpyrimidine transporter CytX yields the protein MSSPSTYSPNLAVPADRRVFGARDLFSLWFSLGIGLMVLQTGALLAPGLGLSHALLAILLGTAVGVLLLAAVGVIGSDTGLSSMAALKLSLGRRGASLPALLNLLQLVGWGSFEIIVMRDAASLLGTRAFSDGSLLANPLLWTLFFGALATLLAVSGPLTFVRRILRKWGIWLLLAACLWLTWNLFARADLAALKAQAGDGSMPFAAGFDIAIAMPLSWLPLIADYSRFGKRAKSVFGGTALGFFIGNFWLMSLGVAYTLAFAPSGEANALLLALAGAGLGIPLLLILLDESENAFADIHSAAVSSGILLRLKVEHLALAIGVLCTLIACLAPLAQYQNFLLLIGSVFAPLFGVVLVDHFILRRRTGHDSLSAWRWTALLAWLGGVSTYHLLANLYPDVGATLPSLLLAGLLQWLLGRAFSSRETARA from the coding sequence TTGAGCAGTCCAAGTACCTATTCCCCCAATCTGGCGGTCCCCGCCGACCGGCGTGTGTTTGGCGCCCGGGACCTGTTTTCCCTGTGGTTCTCCCTCGGCATCGGTTTGATGGTGCTGCAGACCGGTGCGCTGTTGGCGCCGGGCCTGGGGCTGTCCCATGCGTTGCTGGCGATCCTGCTTGGCACCGCGGTGGGCGTTCTGCTGCTGGCGGCGGTGGGGGTGATCGGCAGCGACACCGGCCTGTCGTCGATGGCTGCGCTCAAGCTCAGCCTGGGCCGGCGCGGTGCCAGTCTGCCGGCGTTGCTCAACCTGCTGCAGTTGGTGGGCTGGGGTTCGTTTGAAATCATCGTCATGCGCGATGCCGCGAGCCTTTTGGGCACCCGGGCCTTCAGTGACGGCAGCCTGTTGGCCAACCCGCTGCTCTGGACCCTGTTTTTTGGCGCCCTGGCGACCTTGCTGGCGGTCAGTGGCCCCTTGACCTTTGTCCGCCGGATCCTGCGCAAGTGGGGCATCTGGCTATTGCTCGCGGCGTGCCTGTGGCTGACCTGGAACCTGTTCGCCCGGGCCGACCTGGCGGCACTCAAGGCTCAGGCTGGCGACGGCTCGATGCCCTTCGCCGCAGGCTTCGACATCGCCATCGCCATGCCCTTGTCGTGGTTGCCGCTGATCGCCGATTACTCGCGGTTCGGCAAACGCGCCAAGAGCGTGTTCGGCGGCACGGCCCTGGGTTTTTTCATCGGCAACTTCTGGCTGATGAGCCTGGGCGTCGCCTACACCCTGGCCTTTGCCCCGAGCGGTGAAGCCAATGCCTTGCTCCTGGCGCTGGCCGGCGCGGGCCTGGGAATTCCGTTGTTGCTGATCCTGCTCGACGAGTCTGAGAACGCCTTTGCCGACATTCATTCGGCGGCGGTTTCCAGTGGCATTCTGCTGCGCCTCAAGGTCGAGCACCTGGCCCTGGCCATCGGTGTGCTCTGCACCCTGATCGCCTGCCTGGCGCCGCTGGCCCAGTACCAGAATTTCCTGTTGCTGATCGGCTCGGTGTTCGCGCCCTTGTTTGGCGTGGTGCTGGTGGATCACTTCATCCTGCGTCGACGCACCGGGCACGATTCGCTGTCAGCCTGGCGCTGGACCGCGCTGTTGGCCTGGCTGGGTGGGGTGAGCACCTATCACCTGCTGGCCAACCTGTATCCGGATGTCGGGGCTACCCTGCCGTCGCTGCTGCTGGCAGGGCTGCTGCAGTGGCTGTTGGGCCGGGCGTTCAGTTCCCGGGAAACAGCTCGGGCTTGA
- the thiC gene encoding phosphomethylpyrimidine synthase ThiC translates to MTTKLKNASNLSESAQVDQQSVQPFTRSQKIYVQGSRPDIRVPMREITLDVTPTDFGGEINAPVTVYDTSGPYTDPNVVIDVRKGLGDVRSAWIEDRGDTERLSGLSSNFGQQRLADPELTKLRFAHVNNPRRAKAGANVSQMHYARKGIITAEMEYVAIRENMKLQEARAAGLLNQQHAGHSFGASIPKEITPEFVREEIARGRAIIPANINHVELEPMIIGRNFLVKINGNIGNSALGSSIEEEVAKLTWGIRWGSDTVMDLSTGKHIHETREWIIRNSPVPIGTVPIYQALEKVNGVAEDLTWELFRDTLIEQAEQGVDYFTIHAGVLLRYVPLTAKRVTGIVSRGGSIMAKWCLAHHKENFLYTHFDEICEIMKAYDVSFSLGDGLRPGSIADANDEAQFGELETLGELTKIAWKHDVQCMIEGPGHVPMQLIKENMDKQLECCDEAPFYTLGPLTTDIAPGYDHITSGIGAAMIGWFGCAMLCYVTPKEHLGLPNKDDVKTGIITYKIAAHAADLAKGHPGAQIRDNALSKARFEFRWEDQFNLGLDPDTARSYHDETLPKDSAKVAHFCSMCGPKFCSMKITQEVREYAANQRIDAVDVDVAKGLAEQAERFKQEGSQLYKKV, encoded by the coding sequence ATGACGACAAAACTAAAAAACGCTAGCAACCTCAGTGAGTCGGCCCAAGTCGACCAACAATCGGTTCAGCCCTTTACCCGCTCGCAAAAAATCTATGTCCAGGGTTCGCGCCCGGACATCCGCGTGCCCATGCGCGAAATCACCCTGGACGTGACCCCCACCGATTTCGGTGGCGAGATCAACGCCCCGGTGACCGTGTACGACACCTCCGGCCCCTACACCGACCCGAACGTGGTGATCGATGTGCGCAAGGGCCTGGGCGACGTGCGTTCGGCGTGGATCGAAGACCGTGGCGACACCGAGCGCCTGTCCGGCCTGAGCTCCAACTTCGGCCAGCAGCGCCTGGCGGATCCGGAGCTGACCAAGCTGCGTTTCGCCCACGTCAACAACCCGCGCCGGGCCAAGGCCGGGGCCAACGTCAGCCAGATGCACTACGCGCGCAAAGGCATCATCACCGCCGAGATGGAATACGTCGCCATCCGCGAAAACATGAAGCTGCAGGAAGCCCGCGCCGCCGGCCTGCTGAACCAGCAACACGCCGGCCACAGCTTCGGCGCCAGCATCCCCAAGGAAATCACCCCGGAGTTCGTCCGTGAGGAAATCGCCCGCGGTCGCGCGATCATTCCGGCCAACATCAACCACGTCGAACTGGAACCGATGATCATCGGCCGCAACTTCCTGGTGAAGATCAACGGCAACATCGGCAACAGCGCCCTGGGGTCCTCCATCGAGGAGGAAGTGGCGAAACTGACCTGGGGCATCCGCTGGGGCTCGGACACGGTGATGGACCTGTCCACCGGCAAGCACATTCATGAAACCCGCGAGTGGATCATCCGCAACTCGCCGGTGCCGATCGGCACCGTGCCGATCTACCAGGCCCTGGAAAAGGTCAACGGCGTGGCCGAGGACCTGACCTGGGAGCTGTTCCGCGACACCCTGATCGAACAGGCCGAGCAGGGCGTGGACTATTTCACCATCCACGCCGGCGTGTTGCTGCGCTATGTGCCGCTGACCGCCAAGCGTGTGACCGGCATCGTCTCCCGCGGCGGTTCGATCATGGCCAAGTGGTGCCTGGCGCACCACAAAGAGAACTTCCTCTACACCCACTTCGACGAAATCTGCGAAATCATGAAGGCCTACGACGTCAGCTTCTCCCTGGGAGATGGCCTGCGTCCGGGGTCGATTGCCGACGCCAACGACGAAGCCCAGTTCGGCGAGCTGGAAACCCTCGGCGAGCTGACCAAGATCGCCTGGAAGCACGACGTGCAGTGCATGATCGAAGGCCCCGGCCACGTGCCGATGCAGTTGATCAAGGAGAACATGGACAAGCAGCTGGAATGCTGCGACGAGGCGCCGTTCTACACCCTCGGCCCGCTGACCACCGACATCGCTCCGGGCTACGACCACATCACTTCCGGTATCGGCGCGGCGATGATCGGCTGGTTCGGTTGCGCCATGCTCTGCTACGTCACGCCCAAGGAACACCTGGGCCTGCCGAACAAGGATGACGTGAAGACCGGGATCATCACCTACAAGATCGCCGCCCACGCTGCCGACCTGGCCAAAGGTCACCCCGGCGCGCAGATCCGCGACAACGCCCTGTCCAAGGCGCGTTTCGAATTCCGCTGGGAAGACCAGTTCAACCTCGGCCTGGATCCGGACACCGCGCGTTCGTACCACGACGAAACCCTGCCCAAGGATTCGGCTAAGGTGGCGCATTTCTGCTCCATGTGCGGGCCGAAGTTCTGCTCGATGAAGATCACCCAGGAAGTGCGCGAATACGCGGCCAACCAGCGCATCGACGCGGTCGATGTGGACGTCGCCAAGGGCCTGGCGGAGCAGGCTGAGCGCTTCAAGCAGGAAGGCAGCCAGCTGTACAAGAAGGTCTAA
- a CDS encoding TolC family outer membrane protein: protein MLRKLSLAVAVSCASNGMAWAAEAPLTTRTDLVSVYQEALDNNADLAAARAQYGAQKEVVPQARAGLLPNLSAGADINNTRTKFDEPSMASTRSGNVYQATLAQPLFRADRWFQLQAAKDINEQASLQLSATEQNLILQSAENYFAVLRAQDNLASTKAEEAAFKRQLDQSNERFDVGLSDKTDVLQAQASYDTARANRILAQRQVDDAFEALITLTNREYNSIQGIVHTLPVLAPTPNDAKAWVDTAARQNLNLLASNYAVSAAEETLKQRKAGHAPTLDAVAQYKKGDNDALGFSNPNPLTRYGSDVEQRSIGLQLNIPIYSGGLTSSQVRESYSRLSQTEQQRESLRRQVVENTRNLHRAVNTDVEQVQARRQSIISNQSAVEATEIGYQVGTRNIVDVLDAQRQLYTSVRNYNNSRYDYILDNLRLKQAAGTLNPGDLQDLSRYLKADYNPDRDFLPPDLAKAAQEQLKARP, encoded by the coding sequence ATGCTGCGCAAACTCTCACTGGCTGTTGCCGTGTCTTGTGCGTCCAATGGAATGGCCTGGGCAGCAGAAGCGCCTTTGACCACCAGGACCGACCTGGTCAGCGTCTACCAGGAAGCGCTGGACAACAACGCCGACCTGGCGGCCGCCCGCGCCCAGTACGGCGCCCAGAAGGAAGTGGTGCCCCAGGCCCGCGCCGGCCTGCTGCCCAACCTCTCGGCGGGGGCGGACATCAACAACACCCGCACCAAATTCGATGAGCCTTCCATGGCCTCGACCCGCAGCGGCAACGTCTACCAGGCGACCCTGGCCCAGCCGCTGTTCCGCGCCGACCGCTGGTTCCAGCTGCAGGCCGCCAAGGACATCAACGAGCAGGCCTCGCTGCAGCTCTCGGCCACCGAACAGAACCTGATCCTGCAAAGCGCGGAAAACTACTTCGCGGTATTGCGCGCCCAGGACAACCTGGCCTCGACCAAGGCCGAGGAAGCCGCCTTCAAGCGTCAATTGGACCAGTCCAACGAGCGCTTCGACGTGGGTCTGTCGGACAAGACCGACGTCCTCCAGGCCCAGGCCAGCTACGACACCGCCCGGGCCAACCGGATCCTCGCCCAGCGTCAGGTGGATGACGCCTTCGAAGCGCTGATCACCCTGACCAACCGCGAGTACAACTCGATCCAGGGCATTGTCCACACCCTGCCGGTGCTGGCACCGACACCCAACGACGCCAAGGCCTGGGTCGACACCGCCGCCCGGCAGAACCTCAACCTGCTGGCCAGCAACTACGCGGTCAGCGCCGCCGAGGAAACCCTCAAGCAGCGCAAGGCCGGCCACGCCCCGACCCTGGACGCCGTGGCGCAGTACAAGAAAGGCGACAACGATGCCCTGGGCTTCAGCAACCCCAACCCGTTGACGCGCTATGGCAGCGATGTCGAGCAACGCTCCATCGGCCTGCAACTGAATATCCCGATCTACAGCGGCGGCCTGACCAGTTCCCAGGTCCGCGAGTCCTATTCGCGCCTGAGCCAGACCGAGCAGCAGCGTGAGTCCCTGCGTCGCCAGGTGGTGGAAAACACCCGCAACCTGCATCGCGCGGTGAACACCGATGTCGAACAGGTCCAGGCCCGGCGCCAGTCGATCATCTCCAACCAGAGCGCGGTGGAAGCCACGGAAATCGGCTACCAGGTGGGCACCCGCAATATCGTCGACGTGCTGGATGCGCAACGTCAGCTGTACACCTCGGTGCGCAACTACAACAACAGCCGCTACGACTACATCCTCGACAACCTGCGCCTGAAGCAGGCCGCCGGCACCCTCAACCCCGGTGACCTGCAGGACCTGTCGCGCTACCTCAAGGCCGACTACAACCCGGACCGCGACTTCCTGCCGCCGGACCTGGCCAAGGCCGCACAGGAGCAGCTCAAGGCTCGTCCCTGA
- the waaA gene encoding lipid IV(A) 3-deoxy-D-manno-octulosonic acid transferase produces the protein MNRTLYTALFYLGLPLVAIRLWLRSRKAPAYAKRIGERFSLGLPAMRTGGIWVHAVSVGESIAAAPMIRALLARHPQLPITVTCMTPTGSERIQALFAHEPRIQHCYLPYDLPCAAARFLDRVQPKLAVIMETELWPNHIDQCARRGIPVALANARLSARSAKGYGRFAGLTAPMLAQMSLFAVQTEAEAQRFRELGARPETVEVTGSIKFDLSIDPQLLERARELRQQWQAMDRPVWIAASTHEGEDAVVLDAHRQLLASYPNALLILVPRHPERFDSVFELCRQQGFATIRRSAGEPVGATTSVLLGDTMGELLFLYALADSAFVGGSLVANGGHNLLEPAALAKPVISGPHLFNFLEIAAMLRDAGALQEVDDAEGLAVAVQRLFELPRDAQKMAEAGLKVLKANQGALQRLLDGLDRLLNRH, from the coding sequence ATGAATAGAACTCTCTACACCGCACTGTTTTACCTGGGGCTGCCATTGGTAGCGATTCGCCTGTGGCTGCGTTCGCGCAAGGCCCCGGCTTATGCCAAGCGCATTGGCGAGCGTTTCTCCCTGGGCTTGCCAGCCATGCGCACTGGCGGCATCTGGGTGCATGCGGTGTCCGTGGGCGAGAGCATCGCCGCCGCGCCAATGATCCGGGCGCTGTTGGCCCGTCATCCGCAACTGCCGATCACCGTGACCTGCATGACCCCCACCGGCTCCGAGCGGATCCAGGCGCTGTTCGCCCATGAGCCGCGCATCCAGCATTGCTACCTGCCTTACGATCTGCCCTGCGCCGCGGCGCGCTTTCTCGACCGGGTGCAGCCCAAGCTGGCGGTGATCATGGAAACCGAGCTGTGGCCCAACCACATCGACCAGTGCGCCCGGCGCGGGATTCCGGTGGCCCTGGCCAATGCCCGCCTGTCCGCGCGTTCGGCCAAGGGCTATGGGCGCTTTGCCGGCCTGACAGCGCCGATGCTGGCGCAGATGAGCCTGTTCGCGGTGCAGACCGAGGCCGAGGCCCAGCGCTTCCGGGAACTGGGCGCACGTCCCGAGACAGTGGAAGTGACAGGCTCGATCAAGTTCGACCTGAGCATCGACCCGCAACTGCTGGAGCGTGCCCGGGAGCTGCGCCAGCAGTGGCAGGCCATGGACCGTCCGGTATGGATCGCGGCCAGTACCCACGAGGGTGAAGACGCCGTGGTGCTCGATGCCCATCGGCAACTGCTGGCCAGTTACCCGAATGCCTTGCTGATCCTGGTGCCACGGCATCCGGAGCGCTTCGATTCGGTGTTCGAGCTGTGTCGGCAACAGGGCTTCGCCACCATTCGCCGCTCCGCCGGGGAGCCGGTGGGCGCCACCACCTCGGTGTTGCTGGGGGACACCATGGGCGAGTTGCTGTTCCTCTACGCCCTGGCCGACAGCGCCTTTGTCGGTGGCAGCCTGGTGGCCAACGGCGGGCACAATCTGCTGGAACCGGCGGCGCTGGCCAAGCCGGTGATCAGCGGGCCGCACCTGTTCAACTTCCTGGAAATCGCCGCGATGCTGCGCGACGCCGGGGCCCTGCAGGAGGTGGATGACGCCGAGGGGCTGGCGGTGGCGGTGCAGCGCCTGTTCGAGTTGCCCCGGGATGCGCAGAAGATGGCCGAGGCCGGGCTCAAGGTGCTCAAGGCCAATCAGGGCGCCTTGCAGCGGCTGCTGGATGGCCTTGATCGCCTCTTGAACAGGCACTGA
- a CDS encoding LysR family transcriptional regulator, with translation MQWNLEQLRLFVSVAELRSFSAVARQQRKAQSAISNAIALLEEDLGVSLFERSSGRQPKLSEAGSALLQEAREILRQCDRLNGRALALMRGQEARLRLAQDEAMPYQPVLDSLEALAERFPSLEVQLASGAQGDVARKLVERRADLGLLFHHEQMPETLERQALGSVEMVTVCAVGHPLAHERRVNRQLLARHRQLLIAPQLSGYPGGEQVSPQVWRADSFYVMAEWLMRGLGWAWLPRHVVQYPTYQHQMVELVSEWTPPALVVELAWRRDEPLGPAACWLAERFAVHLKAIG, from the coding sequence ATGCAATGGAACCTGGAGCAGTTGCGGCTGTTCGTCAGTGTCGCCGAGCTGCGTTCGTTCTCGGCGGTGGCCCGTCAGCAACGCAAGGCGCAATCGGCCATCAGCAACGCCATCGCTCTGCTGGAGGAGGACCTGGGAGTCAGTCTGTTCGAGCGTAGCAGCGGGCGTCAGCCCAAGCTCAGTGAAGCCGGCAGTGCCTTGTTGCAGGAGGCGCGGGAGATTCTGCGCCAGTGCGATCGCCTCAATGGCCGGGCCCTGGCCCTGATGCGGGGCCAGGAGGCGCGGTTGCGCCTGGCCCAGGACGAGGCGATGCCCTACCAGCCGGTGCTCGACAGCCTGGAAGCCCTGGCCGAGCGCTTTCCCAGCCTGGAGGTGCAACTGGCCAGCGGCGCCCAGGGTGATGTGGCGCGCAAGCTGGTGGAGCGCCGGGCCGACCTGGGGTTGCTGTTCCACCATGAGCAGATGCCCGAAACCCTGGAACGTCAGGCCCTGGGCAGCGTCGAAATGGTCACTGTCTGTGCCGTGGGCCATCCGCTGGCCCATGAACGGCGTGTCAATCGCCAGCTCCTGGCCCGGCACCGGCAGTTGCTGATCGCCCCGCAACTCAGTGGTTATCCGGGGGGTGAGCAGGTCAGCCCCCAAGTCTGGCGGGCGGACAGCTTCTATGTGATGGCCGAATGGCTGATGCGCGGCCTGGGCTGGGCCTGGTTGCCGCGGCATGTGGTGCAGTACCCGACCTATCAGCATCAGATGGTGGAGCTGGTCAGCGAATGGACACCGCCAGCGCTGGTGGTGGAACTGGCCTGGCGCCGCGACGAGCCCTTGGGGCCGGCAGCGTGCTGGCTGGCGGAACGTTTTGCCGTGCACCTGAAGGCGATCGGCTAA
- a CDS encoding DMT family transporter, translating to MNAYYYLAIAICAEVIATVSMKAVKGLSTPLPLALIIVGYGVAFWMLTLVVRTVPVGVAYAVWAGMGIVMVSIAALFLYGQKLDIPAMLGMALIVLGVVVIQLFSKTAGH from the coding sequence ATGAACGCTTACTACTACCTGGCCATCGCCATCTGCGCGGAAGTGATTGCCACTGTTTCAATGAAAGCGGTCAAGGGCCTGAGCACACCGCTGCCCCTGGCGCTGATCATCGTCGGCTACGGCGTGGCCTTCTGGATGCTGACCCTGGTGGTGCGTACCGTCCCGGTGGGCGTGGCCTATGCGGTGTGGGCCGGCATGGGCATCGTCATGGTCAGCATTGCCGCGCTGTTCCTGTACGGCCAGAAGCTGGATATCCCGGCGATGCTGGGCATGGCGCTGATCGTCCTCGGCGTGGTGGTGATCCAGCTGTTCTCGAAAACCGCCGGACATTGA
- a CDS encoding NAD(P)/FAD-dependent oxidoreductase: protein MPSAISTDVLIVGAGVAGLWLNARLRRQGFSTVLVESASLGGGQSVKSQGIIHGGAKYALHGALTGASEAIADMPRRWREALAGSGELDLSGVRLLSDAHYLWSPGTLAGNLTSFFASKAVRGRVDQVKGEQLPPALQDKRFKGKVYRLAELVVDVPSVIQRLAELGGDSLLAGQKIEPLLESGQLAGLRVDEREIRAQRIVLSAGAGNAELLQAVGLSQPAMQRRPLHMVLVKGPSLKPLYAHCLGGGPKPRITVTTHPAADGQWVWYLGGDLAEAEGVAREPAAQIAAAQKELGQLLPWVDLSQAQWATLRVERAEPAQSGLTRPDNAFLAEQDRLLVGWPTKLALAPDFADRVLAALERDGIRPGHNQALPDLPKPPLAQTAWEQLLP, encoded by the coding sequence ATGCCATCCGCTATTTCCACCGATGTGCTGATTGTCGGCGCAGGCGTCGCCGGTCTCTGGCTCAACGCCCGCCTGCGGCGCCAGGGCTTTTCCACGGTACTGGTGGAAAGCGCCAGCCTCGGTGGCGGACAGAGCGTGAAGTCCCAGGGGATCATTCACGGCGGCGCCAAATACGCCCTGCACGGCGCCCTCACCGGCGCCTCGGAAGCCATTGCCGACATGCCGCGGCGCTGGCGCGAGGCCCTGGCCGGCAGCGGCGAGCTGGACCTGTCCGGCGTGCGCCTGCTGTCCGACGCTCACTATCTCTGGTCCCCCGGCACCCTGGCCGGCAACCTCACCAGCTTCTTTGCCAGCAAGGCCGTGCGCGGCCGGGTCGATCAGGTCAAGGGCGAGCAGTTGCCGCCAGCCCTGCAGGACAAGCGCTTCAAGGGCAAGGTCTACCGGCTGGCCGAGCTGGTGGTGGATGTGCCCAGCGTCATCCAGCGTCTGGCGGAGCTGGGCGGCGATAGCCTGCTGGCCGGGCAGAAGATCGAGCCACTGCTGGAGAGCGGTCAGCTGGCAGGCCTACGGGTCGACGAGCGGGAGATTCGCGCACAGCGCATCGTCCTCAGCGCCGGGGCCGGCAATGCCGAGCTGCTCCAGGCGGTCGGCCTGAGCCAGCCGGCGATGCAACGACGCCCGCTGCACATGGTGCTGGTCAAGGGGCCAAGCCTGAAACCGCTGTATGCCCATTGCCTGGGCGGCGGCCCCAAGCCGCGGATCACCGTCACCACCCATCCGGCCGCCGATGGCCAGTGGGTCTGGTACCTGGGGGGCGATCTGGCCGAAGCCGAGGGCGTGGCCCGGGAACCGGCGGCGCAAATCGCTGCGGCCCAGAAGGAACTGGGACAGCTGCTGCCCTGGGTCGACCTGAGCCAGGCGCAATGGGCCACCTTGCGAGTGGAGCGCGCCGAACCTGCACAATCAGGCCTGACCCGCCCGGACAACGCCTTCCTCGCCGAACAGGATCGCCTGCTGGTGGGCTGGCCGACCAAGCTGGCCCTGGCGCCGGACTTCGCCGACCGGGTCCTGGCGGCCCTGGAGCGCGATGGCATTCGCCCCGGCCACAACCAGGCACTCCCCGACCTGCCCAAGCCGCCGCTGGCGCAAACGGCCTGGGAGCAACTGCTGCCATGA